Proteins encoded by one window of Hyphomicrobium nitrativorans NL23:
- the yacG gene encoding DNA gyrase inhibitor YacG encodes MSASDEKPKTAATGGKCPICGKPTVHAVRPFCSSRCADIDLGRWVSGAYVISGGHADADEDGADSEAAAAGQLDRGRGPDEDA; translated from the coding sequence ATGAGCGCGTCAGACGAAAAGCCGAAGACGGCGGCCACCGGCGGCAAGTGCCCCATTTGCGGCAAGCCCACGGTCCATGCCGTCCGCCCGTTCTGCTCGTCGCGCTGCGCGGATATCGACCTCGGCCGTTGGGTCTCCGGGGCGTATGTGATCTCCGGCGGCCACGCCGATGCCGACGAAGACGGGGCCGACAGCGAGGCCGCTGCCGCCGGCCAACTCGACCGCGGACGGGGCCCGGACGAGGACGCCTGA
- a CDS encoding Maf family nucleotide pyrophosphatase yields the protein MSSVKAGFLSSFRRTDSPRRETLRRELARELARDGGAPGTPKLVLASASPRRLTLLAQAGIEPDALRPASIDETARLGEMPRSLAARLARSKAETARDQIANDTDIAGAYILAADTVVSVGRRIFGKPEHIEEAVATLERLSGRSHRVLTGVCLITPDDKVRTKIVSTRVRFKHLAKPEIEAYIASREWRGKAGAYAIQGLAGCFVRKITGSYTNVVGLPLTEVVSLLIGEGFPVHFNWLRAADLDAE from the coding sequence ATGAGCTCCGTGAAAGCTGGCTTTCTCTCCTCGTTCAGGCGCACCGACAGCCCGCGGCGTGAAACGCTGCGCCGGGAGCTTGCCCGCGAGCTTGCGCGTGACGGCGGCGCTCCGGGCACGCCGAAGCTCGTACTCGCGAGCGCGAGCCCGCGGCGGCTGACGCTTCTTGCCCAGGCCGGCATCGAGCCGGATGCGCTTCGCCCCGCCAGCATCGACGAGACGGCGCGTCTGGGCGAGATGCCGCGGTCGCTGGCGGCCCGCCTCGCCCGCTCGAAAGCTGAGACGGCGCGCGATCAGATCGCCAACGATACGGACATTGCGGGCGCCTACATCCTGGCCGCGGACACGGTGGTTTCCGTGGGTCGCAGGATCTTCGGCAAACCCGAGCATATCGAGGAGGCGGTCGCGACCCTTGAGCGGCTGTCGGGGCGCTCGCATCGGGTGCTGACGGGCGTCTGCCTCATCACGCCGGACGACAAGGTGCGCACGAAGATCGTCAGCACACGCGTGCGCTTCAAACATTTGGCGAAGCCCGAGATCGAAGCCTACATCGCCTCGCGCGAATGGCGCGGCAAGGCGGGCGCATACGCGATTCAAGGCCTCGCAGGCTGCTTCGTGCGCAAGATCACGGGCTCTTACACGAATGTCGTGGGGCTCCCGCTCACGGAGGTGGTGAGCCTTCTGATCGGTGAGGGCTTCCCGGTTCATTTCAACTGGCTGCGGGCCGCCGACCTCGACGCTGAGTAG
- a CDS encoding Crp/Fnr family transcriptional regulator, with amino-acid sequence MSAKAPLLDMLGQTPLFGALEEADRKAVAQEMREASFGSGQSIFARGDEGRDIYLVTTGRVRLSVLTAEGRELSFAHAEPGHVFGEIAVLDGGVRTADATAVTKVSASTLSKGALMRLINERAIVREAVIRFLCRRVREADHQLEGIALYPIEVRLARFFLATARQKGDAETGAKVIIDLPISQSELALLIGASRPKVNAALALLEDGGAIARKDTRFTCDIDELEAISGS; translated from the coding sequence ATGAGCGCCAAGGCCCCCCTTCTCGACATGCTTGGGCAAACGCCCCTGTTCGGCGCTCTCGAAGAGGCCGACCGCAAGGCCGTGGCGCAGGAGATGCGCGAAGCCTCGTTCGGCAGCGGACAATCGATTTTCGCACGCGGCGACGAGGGGCGCGACATCTACCTCGTCACGACCGGCCGCGTACGGCTCTCGGTGCTGACGGCCGAAGGACGTGAGCTTTCCTTCGCACACGCCGAGCCCGGCCACGTCTTCGGCGAGATCGCCGTTCTCGACGGGGGCGTCCGGACGGCTGACGCGACGGCCGTGACGAAAGTCAGCGCCTCTACGCTCTCGAAAGGCGCCCTTATGCGGCTCATCAACGAGCGCGCAATCGTGCGCGAAGCGGTCATTCGCTTTCTGTGCCGGCGCGTGCGCGAAGCGGACCACCAGCTCGAAGGCATTGCGCTCTATCCGATCGAAGTCAGGCTCGCGCGCTTCTTTCTGGCCACGGCGCGGCAGAAGGGCGATGCCGAGACCGGCGCGAAAGTGATCATCGATCTCCCGATCTCGCAAAGCGAGCTGGCGCTTCTGATCGGCGCCAGCCGGCCGAAAGTGAACGCGGCACTCGCGCTGCTCGAAGACGGCGGCGCCATCGCGCGCAAGGACACGCGCTTTACCTGCGATATCGACGAGCTCGAAGCGATTTCCGGCTCTTGA
- a CDS encoding adenylate/guanylate cyclase domain-containing protein, protein MDHTPASAETRTGVSGRVIAWLKASRPTSALGPWLTRLVEAGTQGYPPETKRRLKILNMIAYLIVLTTLVYAIQQTFLDYARYWPIIHINLAIIAVMLAVPFMHRFGPVAAALLILVTECAALLAFTSFLGRESGLHVQYVAFSAAAFVVYGLHRTWLIFSSIAVALVLHILAWFWFPSTAALIATEQDVLDSMYIQAAVTTFGIIAAAVYYAFRLAENAKAETDALLRNILPDTVVERLKAKPAEPVADTFPEASILFADITGFVPLARKLGATDTVALLNTLVSRFDELAERHGVEKIKTIGDAYMVAAGVPEPVPKSAERLARMALSMHAAVAALRAETGHALDMRMGLATGPVMAGVIGRRKFSYDIWGDAVNLAARLETASLPGRIHICPVTHERLADAFDTEPRGAMEIKGVGTQSTWFLVGPRSSI, encoded by the coding sequence ATGGATCACACCCCGGCATCGGCTGAGACACGCACCGGCGTCTCCGGCCGCGTGATCGCCTGGCTCAAGGCATCGCGCCCAACTTCCGCACTCGGGCCGTGGCTGACGCGACTGGTCGAAGCCGGAACGCAGGGCTATCCGCCGGAGACGAAGCGGCGGCTCAAGATCCTGAACATGATCGCCTACCTGATCGTGCTCACGACGCTTGTCTACGCGATCCAGCAAACGTTTCTCGACTACGCGCGCTATTGGCCGATCATCCACATCAACCTCGCCATCATCGCGGTCATGCTGGCCGTGCCGTTCATGCACCGCTTCGGCCCCGTGGCGGCGGCACTGCTGATCCTGGTGACGGAATGCGCCGCGCTGCTCGCGTTCACGTCCTTTCTCGGGCGCGAATCCGGGTTGCATGTTCAGTATGTCGCCTTCTCGGCCGCGGCGTTCGTCGTCTACGGCCTGCACCGGACGTGGCTGATCTTTTCTTCGATCGCGGTCGCGCTGGTGCTGCACATCCTCGCCTGGTTCTGGTTTCCGAGCACCGCAGCCCTCATCGCAACCGAGCAGGACGTGCTCGATTCGATGTACATTCAGGCTGCGGTCACAACCTTCGGCATCATCGCCGCGGCGGTCTATTACGCGTTTCGGTTGGCCGAGAACGCCAAGGCCGAAACCGACGCGCTGTTGCGCAACATCCTCCCCGACACGGTCGTCGAACGGCTCAAGGCGAAGCCCGCGGAGCCCGTCGCCGACACGTTCCCGGAAGCTTCGATCCTGTTCGCGGACATCACGGGGTTCGTCCCGCTCGCGCGCAAGCTCGGCGCTACAGATACTGTGGCGCTCCTGAACACGCTGGTTTCGCGCTTCGACGAGCTTGCCGAGCGCCATGGCGTGGAAAAGATCAAGACCATCGGCGATGCCTATATGGTGGCGGCGGGCGTTCCCGAACCCGTGCCCAAGTCCGCGGAGCGTCTTGCCCGCATGGCGCTTTCCATGCACGCCGCCGTCGCGGCGCTGCGGGCCGAGACGGGCCACGCGCTCGACATGCGGATGGGGCTCGCGACGGGGCCGGTGATGGCGGGCGTGATCGGGCGGCGGAAATTCAGCTACGATATCTGGGGCGATGCCGTGAACCTCGCAGCCCGGCTCGAAACCGCCTCCCTACCCGGCCGCATCCACATCTGCCCCGTGACGCACGAGAGGCTTGCAGACGCGTTCGACACCGAGCCGCGCGGGGCGATGGAGATCAAGGGCGTCGGGACGCAGAGCACATGGTTTCTCGTTGGACCACGCTCGTCCATCTAG
- a CDS encoding low molecular weight phosphatase family protein, giving the protein MAAAILQHLMGDRVRVASAGVRAGQPDPYAVAVLDEIGIDISEHEPVGLDSIEGEVFDLVVTLSPEAHHHGVELTRVMPADVEYWPTPDATAVAEDVSREELLARYRGVRDTLFRRIKQRFVKTGGGPSV; this is encoded by the coding sequence ATGGCGGCCGCCATACTGCAGCATCTGATGGGAGATCGCGTACGGGTTGCGTCGGCGGGCGTGCGTGCTGGCCAGCCAGATCCCTATGCCGTGGCTGTGCTGGACGAGATCGGTATCGACATCTCCGAGCATGAGCCGGTCGGTCTCGACAGCATCGAGGGCGAGGTATTCGATCTCGTCGTGACGCTCTCGCCGGAAGCCCATCACCACGGTGTGGAACTCACGCGCGTCATGCCGGCCGATGTCGAATATTGGCCGACGCCGGACGCGACGGCTGTCGCGGAAGACGTCAGCCGTGAGGAACTGCTGGCGCGCTATCGCGGTGTGCGCGACACGCTGTTCCGGCGGATCAAACAGCGCTTCGTCAAAACGGGCGGCGGCCCATCCGTGTAG
- a CDS encoding UPF0262 family protein — MEQASSETVATNDRLSEITLDSASIGRGNANIEHEREVAIYDLLDGNAFALEGRDEGPYKLSIGIVDDRLAFTVFSADKPSDEPIVAHFLSLTPFKRIMKDYFLVLDSYYQAIRTAQPSRIQAIDMGRRGLHDEGSRVLMERLEGKIKIDVDTSRRLFTLIAALHWKG; from the coding sequence ATGGAGCAGGCATCGTCGGAGACTGTCGCGACCAACGACCGCTTGAGCGAGATCACGCTCGACTCCGCTTCGATCGGGCGCGGCAACGCCAACATCGAGCACGAGCGCGAGGTCGCGATCTATGATCTGCTCGACGGCAACGCATTCGCGCTCGAAGGTCGCGACGAAGGCCCGTACAAGCTTTCGATCGGCATCGTCGACGATCGCCTCGCCTTTACCGTATTCAGCGCCGACAAGCCGTCGGACGAGCCGATCGTTGCTCATTTCCTCTCGCTGACGCCGTTCAAGCGTATCATGAAGGACTACTTCCTGGTTCTGGACAGCTACTATCAGGCGATCCGCACCGCTCAGCCTTCCCGTATCCAGGCCATCGACATGGGCCGGCGCGGGCTGCATGACGAAGGGAGCCGCGTGCTCATGGAGCGGCTCGAAGGCAAGATTAAAATCGACGTCGACACCTCGCGGCGGTTGTTCACCCTCATCGCGGCTTTGCATTGGAAAGGGTGA
- the hisD gene encoding histidinol dehydrogenase — protein sequence MPVWLKTSDSGFAPAFDAFLATKREASADVDLAVRNILADVKARGDAALIDLSQKFDSVDLATLGIRVTADEVDAAVKACKPDTLEALSFARDRIRDHHGRHLPENEIYQDALGVTLGHRWTPVESAGLYVPGGLASYPSSVLMNAVPAKVAGVERLVIVVPSPRGELNPLVLAAARLAGVEEIYRVGGAQSIAALAYGTETIRPVAKIVGPGNAYVAAAKRQVFGTVGIDSIAGPSEVLVIADKDNDPDWIAADLLAQAEHDTAAQSILMTDDEAFAKAVEKAVERQLETLPKRDIASASWRDFGAIILLKSLDEAPPLADRIAAEHLEIATRDPDELGSRIRNAGALFLGAYTPEVIGDYVSGSNHVLPTARSARFSSGLGVLDFVKRTSILKLDASSLGKLAPAAMTLAAAEGLEAHRRSVEIRLSEKG from the coding sequence ATGCCCGTGTGGCTCAAGACATCCGACTCCGGATTTGCGCCTGCATTCGACGCTTTCCTTGCCACCAAGCGCGAGGCGTCCGCGGACGTGGACCTCGCCGTTCGCAATATTCTCGCGGACGTGAAGGCGCGCGGTGACGCGGCACTGATCGATCTCTCGCAGAAGTTCGATTCCGTCGATCTCGCAACGCTCGGCATCCGCGTCACAGCGGACGAGGTCGACGCTGCCGTCAAAGCCTGCAAGCCGGATACGCTCGAAGCCCTGTCCTTCGCCCGCGATAGGATCAGGGATCACCACGGCCGCCACCTGCCCGAGAACGAGATCTATCAGGATGCGCTGGGCGTCACGCTCGGCCACCGCTGGACGCCGGTCGAATCGGCGGGCCTCTACGTGCCCGGCGGCCTCGCTTCCTATCCGAGTTCGGTTCTTATGAACGCGGTGCCCGCCAAGGTGGCGGGCGTCGAGCGTCTCGTCATCGTGGTGCCGTCGCCGCGCGGCGAGTTGAACCCGCTCGTGCTGGCAGCCGCACGCCTCGCAGGCGTCGAGGAGATCTATCGCGTCGGCGGGGCGCAGAGCATCGCAGCCCTCGCCTACGGTACGGAGACTATCCGCCCCGTCGCCAAGATCGTCGGCCCCGGCAACGCGTATGTGGCCGCGGCCAAGCGGCAGGTGTTCGGTACCGTCGGGATCGACAGCATCGCGGGCCCCTCCGAGGTGCTGGTCATCGCCGACAAGGACAACGATCCCGATTGGATCGCGGCCGACCTGCTGGCGCAGGCCGAGCACGATACCGCCGCTCAGTCCATCCTGATGACCGACGACGAGGCGTTCGCGAAGGCCGTTGAGAAGGCGGTCGAGCGGCAGCTCGAAACGCTGCCCAAGCGCGACATCGCGAGCGCGAGCTGGCGCGACTTCGGTGCCATCATTCTTCTGAAGTCCTTGGACGAGGCGCCGCCCCTCGCGGATCGCATCGCCGCCGAGCATCTCGAAATCGCGACCCGCGATCCCGACGAACTGGGCAGCCGCATCCGCAACGCGGGCGCTCTCTTCCTGGGCGCCTACACGCCTGAAGTGATCGGCGATTACGTGTCCGGCTCCAATCACGTGTTGCCGACGGCGCGTAGCGCGCGCTTTTCCTCCGGGCTCGGCGTCCTGGATTTCGTAAAGCGCACGTCGATCCTGAAACTCGACGCAAGCTCGCTTGGCAAGCTTGCCCCGGCCGCGATGACATTGGCTGCGGCCGAAGGCCTCGAAGCCCATCGGCGCTCTGTCGAAATCCGTCTTTCGGAGAAAGGGTAA
- a CDS encoding DUF2948 family protein, whose amino-acid sequence MADLKLLALDDEDLAVIAAHLQDAVLRVGDMAYLKADRRFAVVVNRFDWDHAVRSEGKTQRYIRRQTGVRIEHVQGAKVSGIDLTDKERVLSLLTLTFEPGEAPHGAVTLTFAGGGAVRLEVECLEAALNDLGAAWATRRKPEHAGE is encoded by the coding sequence ATGGCGGACCTGAAGCTCCTGGCCCTCGACGACGAGGATCTCGCCGTCATCGCAGCCCACCTGCAGGATGCGGTGCTGCGGGTCGGAGACATGGCCTATCTAAAGGCCGACCGCAGGTTCGCCGTGGTCGTCAATCGGTTCGATTGGGATCACGCCGTCCGTTCGGAGGGCAAGACTCAGCGCTACATTCGACGTCAGACCGGCGTGCGAATCGAGCACGTGCAGGGCGCCAAGGTGTCCGGGATCGACTTGACCGACAAGGAGCGTGTGTTGTCGCTTCTGACGCTGACATTCGAGCCCGGAGAAGCTCCGCACGGGGCCGTCACCCTGACGTTTGCGGGCGGAGGCGCCGTACGCCTCGAAGTCGAATGTCTGGAAGCGGCCTTGAACGATCTCGGCGCCGCTTGGGCCACTCGCCGTAAGCCCGAGCACGCCGGCGAATAG
- a CDS encoding DUF992 domain-containing protein, with translation MKTSGFIAASLVGALVASAAPALGQAKITAGTLTCRGGEGIGLVLGSQKTYACRYVSASGKLSEKYEASVTRIGIDLGVTESATIVWTVLASSDKLDDRALEGNYVGASADVAVGVGGGANVLVGGSRNSVVLQPVSVEGQTGLNLAVGVAEMTLR, from the coding sequence GTGAAGACATCCGGGTTTATCGCCGCTTCTCTTGTAGGCGCTCTCGTCGCCTCTGCCGCGCCTGCGCTGGGGCAGGCCAAGATCACCGCAGGCACGCTCACGTGCCGAGGGGGCGAGGGCATCGGCCTCGTTCTCGGCTCGCAGAAAACCTACGCCTGCCGCTATGTGTCGGCATCCGGCAAGCTGTCGGAAAAGTACGAGGCGTCCGTCACGCGGATCGGCATCGATCTTGGTGTTACGGAAAGTGCTACCATCGTCTGGACGGTGCTTGCCTCGTCCGACAAGCTCGACGATCGTGCTCTTGAAGGCAACTACGTCGGTGCAAGCGCGGACGTGGCTGTCGGCGTCGGCGGCGGGGCAAACGTTCTTGTTGGGGGGTCGAGAAACAGCGTCGTGCTGCAGCCCGTCAGCGTCGAAGGCCAGACCGGCCTTAACCTTGCTGTCGGCGTCGCGGAGATGACGCTCCGCTGA
- a CDS encoding cyclic nucleotide-binding domain-containing protein, which yields MFGAPFDFDFLERFKIPLKRYGAGDTIFLEEDPGDLMYLVLEGKVNIVTYGTVLENVGMHGIFGELALIDNAPRSAAAIAADPTEVALIDRETFLELVRANPAFSLYVMRQLATRIRRMNKSL from the coding sequence ATGTTCGGCGCCCCCTTCGATTTCGATTTTCTCGAACGGTTCAAGATCCCCCTCAAGCGCTATGGGGCGGGAGACACGATCTTCCTGGAAGAGGATCCCGGCGACCTCATGTACCTCGTCCTTGAAGGCAAGGTGAACATCGTGACGTATGGCACGGTGCTCGAAAACGTCGGCATGCACGGGATCTTCGGCGAGCTTGCGCTGATCGACAACGCACCGCGCTCGGCCGCCGCGATTGCAGCCGATCCTACAGAGGTCGCCCTGATCGACCGTGAGACGTTTCTCGAACTGGTCCGGGCGAACCCCGCATTCTCACTCTACGTGATGCGCCAGCTTGCCACCCGCATCCGGCGTATGAACAAGAGCCTTTGA